TATATCCTTGGTATGTAGAAACCTTAAACAGATTACCCGTTATCGCATCAGAAAAATAAGAATCCACACCCCATGTAGCCAATGCAAACAGAATAGAGAAAACAGCCACGATTACCATCAAGTTAGACGCTTTCTCCCTATCCAACCAAGTAACATTGCTCTTTAACTCTTCAAATGACTCCTTAATATAAGTGAACATACTCATCTATTTTTCTAAGCACAAATGAAGATACTCTTCTAAAATATGCTCTGTATAAACTTTTCGCCTTGCAGGCACTTCTCTTTTAATTCAACACGGGCAGAGAGGCTTCCTTCGACTACGCTCAGGATAAACTTCTCGCCTTGTTGCTTTCTTCTTCAAATTCAGCACGGGCGGAGAGGCTCGAACTCCCGACACCTGGTTTTGGAGACCAGTGCTCTACCAACTGAGCTACGCCCGTAAAAATGGCGTTTTACTATCCCAAAACTTCGAGATAACTACACCCGTTTCTATTTACACTGAAAGGTATCCCGAGAAATTTTCAGGACACCCTTTAGTGCAATACTTTATTGTAAAATGATTAATCTAAAATCTCAGTAACCTGACCAGCACCTACTGTTCTACCACCTTCACGGATAGCAAAACGAAGACCTACACTTAAAGCAATTGGCTGAATCAAATCTACATTGATAGTCAAGTTATCACCTGGCATTACCATTTCAACTCCATCAGGCAATCCAATGTTTCCTGTAACGTCAGTTGTTCTTACGTAGAACTGTGGACGGTAGTTGTTGTGGAATGGCGTGTGACGACCACCTTCTTCTTTTTTAAGGATATAAACCTCAGCTTTGAACTTAGCGTGCGGCTTAACGGAACCTGGCTTACAGATTACCATACCTCTTTTAATATCGGTCTTTTCAATACCTCTTAAAAGAATACCTACGTTATCACCAGCTTCACCTCTATCCAATATCTTACGGAACATCTCAACACCAGTAATTGTAGAAGCCAATTTCTCAGCACCCATACCGATGATATCAACAGCGTCACCCGTGTTGGCAACACCAGTTTCTATACGTCCTGTAGCGACAGTTCCACGACCAGTAATCGTAAATACATCTTCAACAGGCATTAAGAAATCCTTGTCAACATCTCTTTTAGGAAGTTCAATCCAATCATCTACAGCTGCCATCAATTCCATTACAGTGTCAACCCACTTTTGCTCTCCATTCAAAGCTCCAAGTGCAGAACCAGAAATAACAGGTCCATTGTCACCATCGTACTCGTAGAAAGAAAGTAATTCCCTTACTTCCATCTCAACAAGCTCCAAAAGCTCCTCATCATCAACCATGTCAACTTTGTTCAAGAATACAACGATTCTTGGAATACCAACCTGACGTCCCAATAGGATGTGTTCACGTGTTTGTGGCATTGGTCCATCAGTTGCAGCAACAACCAAGATTGCACCGTCCATTTGAGCAGCACCAGTAACCATGTTCTTCACATAATCCGCGTGACCTGGACAGTCAACGTGTGCGTAGTGACGGTTTTGAGTTTGGTACTCTACGTGCGATGTATTAATTGTAATACCTCTTTCCTTTTCTTCAGGAGCATTATCAATAGAATCAAAGCTTCTTAGCTCTGACAACCCTGCATTTGCCAATACGGTAGTAATAGCAGCAGTCAATGTTGTTTTACCATGATCCACGTGTCCAATAGTACCAATATTTAAGTGCGGTTTGGAACGATCAAAAGTTTCCTTTGCCATTTTAAATAATTTTAATCTTAGTTTATATTAGTGTACAAATCGTTTTGAGCCAATGACGAGATTTGAACTCGTGACCTCTTCCTTACCAAGGAAACGCTCTACCCCTGAGCTACACCGGCGTAAAGTGTTGAATCAACTACTTTAAATAGTCCTCCCATATATTTTGGAAGAGATTCTTGCTTTCGCAAGGATGACTTTAGAGCGGGAGACCGGGTTCGAACCGGCGACATTCAGCTTGGAAGGCTGACGCTCTACCAACTGAGCTACTCCCGCATTTTTTTTGGTTTTACCCAAAAACAATTCAATATTTCAAAAAAACTCCTAAATCCTCAATTTTCATTGAAGATTCTTTAGTGGGGAGAGCAGGATTCGAACCTGCGAAGACATAGTCAGCAGATTTACAGTCTGCCCTCGTTGGCCGCTTGAGTATCTCCCCGCCTTATTTTCAATAACTTACGAGCCGATGGAGGGACTCGAACCCACGACCTGCTGATTACAAATCAGCTGCTCTAGCCAGCTGAGCTACATCGGCATTTTACCACCTTTTTAACACAAAAAAAGCCCGCTATTTCTAACGGACTGCAAATGTATATATTTATTTATTTAATCAAAATAATTTTGCAAAAATTTTAATCAGGCTTTTGCCCTTTGTTTCTCTTTCTTTTTCACCAGCTTTCTTTCCAAGGAGTTGCATGCGGAATCAACAGCTTCTTCAAAAGATTTACATTGTTTTTTTACCATCAGCTTATCTCGGGGTATCAATAATTTTATTTCTACGATCTTATTTTCCTTTGCACTTGTATTTTCAACTTTTAAATAAACATCTGAACTGATGACCCTGTCATAAAATGTTTCTAGCTTATCCATTCTTTTTTGAACAAAATCGATGAGCTTTCCATCTGCAACAAAATTTACTGATTGTGCATTAACTTTCATAAAATGTAGTTTTTAGTACTGCCATTGGCAGCTAGGTTAAACAATGTGGGAAATCCGCTATTTCCCATTTCGGGGGTGTGCTCTTTGGTGAACCTTTTTAAGTTCGGCGATACTATTGTGCGTGTACACCTGCGTAGAAGCCAAACTTGAATGCCCCAATAGCTCTTTGACCGAATTTAAATCGGCCCCTCTATTGAGCATGTGTGTTGCAAAGGTGTGCCGTAATATATGTGGACTCTTTTTCACCTTTGTCGATACCAAACTAAAATACTTATTTATGGTGCGATAAACAAGTGTTTCATAAATTTTAAGACCGCTTTTTGTTAAAAAGAGATAAGCTATGTCCTTAATGATTTTCAGTCCTTGCCTCAGTTCTAAATAATCCTGAAGTATTGATTCTGTAGATGGCAACAAGGGGAGAATACGCTCTTTGTTACGTTTTCCAAGCACTTTTATGGTTCCTTTTACATTATTCACATCAACCAGTTTCAGGTTGACCAATTCTGTCCTGCGAATACCGGTAGTATACAAAAGTTCTATTATCAATTTATCACGAAGTCCCTCAAAATCATTTTCAAATGGTATCTCCGATAGTATTTTTTCCATCTCATTTTCTGAAAACGGAACTTCAATTTTTTTTTTTGTCTTAAGCGCTTTATGTTTTGCAAGCGGCGAATCATTAATTTCTCCTATTTTTTGCAAAAACTTGAAGTAAGCTCGCAACGAAGAAATTTTTCTATTGATGCTTCTGGTATTGATTCCTCTATCAACAAGAAAAACGATCCAAGTTCTTATTATAGTATAGTCAACCTTATCTATAGATTGCAGTTCGTACTGCGCCACACAAAATTCAGCAAAGGCTTTTACATCGGTTTCATAAGCACCTATGG
The nucleotide sequence above comes from Flagellimonas sp. HMM57. Encoded proteins:
- the tuf gene encoding elongation factor Tu, whose translation is MAKETFDRSKPHLNIGTIGHVDHGKTTLTAAITTVLANAGLSELRSFDSIDNAPEEKERGITINTSHVEYQTQNRHYAHVDCPGHADYVKNMVTGAAQMDGAILVVAATDGPMPQTREHILLGRQVGIPRIVVFLNKVDMVDDEELLELVEMEVRELLSFYEYDGDNGPVISGSALGALNGEQKWVDTVMELMAAVDDWIELPKRDVDKDFLMPVEDVFTITGRGTVATGRIETGVANTGDAVDIIGMGAEKLASTITGVEMFRKILDRGEAGDNVGILLRGIEKTDIKRGMVICKPGSVKPHAKFKAEVYILKKEEGGRHTPFHNNYRPQFYVRTTDVTGNIGLPDGVEMVMPGDNLTINVDLIQPIALSVGLRFAIREGGRTVGAGQVTEILD
- the hpf gene encoding ribosome hibernation-promoting factor, HPF/YfiA family; the encoded protein is MKVNAQSVNFVADGKLIDFVQKRMDKLETFYDRVISSDVYLKVENTSAKENKIVEIKLLIPRDKLMVKKQCKSFEEAVDSACNSLERKLVKKKEKQRAKA
- a CDS encoding tyrosine-type recombinase/integrase, producing MHLTAFVSYLGLEKNYSQHTIGAYETDVKAFAEFCVAQYELQSIDKVDYTIIRTWIVFLVDRGINTRSINRKISSLRAYFKFLQKIGEINDSPLAKHKALKTKKKIEVPFSENEMEKILSEIPFENDFEGLRDKLIIELLYTTGIRRTELVNLKLVDVNNVKGTIKVLGKRNKERILPLLPSTESILQDYLELRQGLKIIKDIAYLFLTKSGLKIYETLVYRTINKYFSLVSTKVKKSPHILRHTFATHMLNRGADLNSVKELLGHSSLASTQVYTHNSIAELKKVHQRAHPRNGK